A stretch of DNA from Noviherbaspirillum sedimenti:
GGTCGATGCGCCCGAGGTCCTGGCCGGCGATGCCATCGACCGTTTCGCCGTCACCGATACCGTGCCGCCATTTCGTCTGGAAGAGGGCGCGGCGCGGCAAAAGCTGGCGCTGCTGAGCAGTGCCGGCCTGTTTGCCGAGGCCATCCAGCGCATGCATGGAGGCGGCTCGCTGACGGCGCTGGCGGAATTCTGAGTTCTGGGGACAGGCCGGCCTCAGCCTGAAGGCAAATACTGTTGTGCCAGCGCCAGGTATTCCATGGCGCGCCGGCGCCATTCGGCCGAGTAGCGGAATTTTTCTTCATGCAGGTGGCGGATGGCGATCCTTGCGCGTAGGCAGGCGCGAAAGCTCTGGTAAAAGCCGAGCAGGGCAGGGGATGGCCAGTCGCCGGAGGCTTCGCTGTAGGCGTTCAGCAGGTGCCGCCCCAGTTCCGGCGCCCCCAGCCGCGCGCATTCCATGGCCAGGAAGCCGAGCTCGTCGACCGCATCGACGATGCGCAGGTCGCGCGAAAATTCCAGGCAATCGATGATCGCCAGCGCCGGGCGCAGGCAAATGTGTTCCGGCCGTAAATCGCCGTGGCCTTCGACGATCTTGCCAGCCGCCAGCCGTTGTGCGAACAGGTCTTCATGGCATTGCAGAAATTTTTTTTGGGTCTGGCAAACCAGCTCAATCTGTTCCTCGGGCAACTGGAATGCCGGCGTGTGCAATTCACGCCGGTTGTGTTCGATATCGTCCGCAAAGCGCTGGCAATAGCCTGCCGCATCGAGGGCAAGCGGTGTACAGGCGGCGTAGAAGCGGCTCATGCGCGCGGCCAGTGCATCAATATCCTGCAGGCTGGCGCTGGCATGCCGGATGGCATAGTCGAGCATGTGCTGCATCGGCAGGCGCTGCATCTGGACCAGCCAGTCGATCGCCGCGCCTTGCCCGAGGCAAAGATGGCCGGCGGCGTCGATCCCCAGCGGCACCACGCCGAGGTAGGTGGCAGGCGCCAGGCGCCGGTTCAGGTGCAGTTCTTCTTCGCAATAGTAGCGCCGCGCGGCCAGCGTGGAAAAGTCCAGGTAATCGTAGCGCACTGGTTTTTTTAGTTTCCATGCATGGCCCTCGGTCAGGAATACCCAGGACATATGGGTTTCGATCGCCTCCACCCGGAAGCAGGGTTCCGGGTAAGAAGTTGCCTGCCGCAGAAATGCCACCTTGGACTCCAGGCTGACTTCGGGAAGCGGGGATGGTGCGCTCATCGTTCATGCAACGTAACAGGAGGCAAGGCACGCGGTTTGCGCGCGCGCAAACCGGTTGATCGGGGCTTGATTAACTTGATAAAGGCAAGCTCCCGCCCAGCAGGTTGTTCACCTCACCTTCCTCCTACACTGGAACAGACCATGCCTGAAACCATTTTCACCGAACCGATTGCCGAACATGCCTGGAAAACCCGGTATCGCCTGGCCGACTCCGGCATCGTGCCGGAGCCTGCCATCCAGGATAGCTGGCGCCGGGTTGCCCTGACGCTGTCAGCGCCGGAACTGCATCAGCGCGACGTCTGGTCCGAACGCTTCAGGAGCGCGCTGGAGCGTTTCCGCTTCCTGCCGGGAGGACGCATCCTCGCCGGCTGCGGCGCACGTCATCGCGGCACCCTTTTCAACTGTTTTGTGACGGGCACGATGCACGACTCGATTGCCGCCATCTTTTCCGTACTGGGCGAGGCCATGGTGACGATGCAGGCCGGCGGCGGCATCGGCTGCGATTTTTCCTTGCTGCGTCCGGCCGGGATGGCGGCGCGCGAGAGCGGCAATATCGCCTCCGGCCCGGTGTCGTTCATGCACGTCTGGGACCAGGCTTGCGCCACCCTGGTCTCGACCGCCAGCCGGCGCGGCGCGATGATGGCCACGTTGCGCTGCGATCATCCTGACATCGAGCGCTTCATCGACGCCAAGCGCGCGCCTGGCGTACTGCAGCATTTCAATCTTTCCGTGCTGGTCAGCGACGCCTTCATGCGCGCGGTGGCGCAGGATGACGAATGGCCGCTGGTGTTCCCCCTGAACGGGCGCCCCGTGCCGCCCGGCGCGATGGTGTGTGAAAGAATCTGGTCCGGCTCCATCGTCCCGGTGGCTTGCGCAGCCCTGACGACGGTTTCCGCGCGCGCCTTGTGGCAGCGCATGCGGGAAGCCGCTTTCGCCTGTGGCGACCCTGGCGTGATCTTCATCGACCGCGTCGACCGCGCCAACAATCTCTGGTACGAGGAAACCATCAGCGCCACCAACCCTTGCGGCGAAGTGCCCTTGCCGCCGCATGGCGCCTGCAACCTGGGTTCGCTCAACCTGACGCAGTTCGTCAGCGAGCCCTTCGGCGCCCATCCGCGGCTGGACCTGGCCGGGATCGCCGGCACCGCGGCGGTGACCGTGAGGATGCTCGACAATGTGTACGATGTCTCGCATTTTCCGCTCAAGGCGCAGGAAAAGGCCGCACGCAGCACGCGCCGCATCGGTCTTGGCATCACCGGACTGGCCGACGCGCTGGCCATGATGGGCGTGCGCTATGGCACCGATGCCGCGGTCGAGATCGCCGAATCGGTGATGCGCACCATCTGCCACGCCGCCTACCGCAGCTCGATCGACCTGGTACAGGAGCGCGGCACGTTTCCTGCCTACCGTGCTGCCAAGTACCTGCAGGGCGGCTATATCCAGTCGCTGCCCCCGGACATTGTGGATGCCATCCGCATGAAGGGCATCCACAACAGCCACCTGACCGCCATTGCGCCCGCTGGCACCATCAGCCTGCTGGCCAACAATGTCTCCAGCGGTATCGAGCCGATCTATGCCTGCCAGGGGCAGCGCGGCGTGCGGGCAGCGGATGGCGGCATCCTCCAGATGCCGGTGCGTGATTACGCCTGGGCGCTGTTCCGTAAAATGCGCGGCGACGATGCACCCAGGCCGGACAGCTTCGTCGAAGCGCACGAGATTTCTCCCTCCGCGCAGCTGCGGATGCAGGCGGCGCTGCAGGCGTATTGCGACCAGTCCGTCTCCAAGACGATCAACCTGCCGGCCGACACCAGCCTCGACAGCCATGGCGACATCTTCATGCAAGCCTATGATCTCGGCCTGAAAGGCTGTACCGTCTTTCGCGCGGGGACAGCGCACGGCGCCATCCTGTCGCACGACGTCGCGCCGCGCTAGCATGTTGTGCATGCCTATGGAACCGCAGGATGCTCCCGATCTTCAGGAAAAACTGGTCCGAGCGCTGGCCGGCACATTGCAGGCGGCGTCGGCGCCGGTCAGTCTGTTTGAAACGCATATCTCCTGGATACTGGTGGCGGGACAATCTGCCTGCAAGATCAAGAAGGCGGTGCGCTTCGATTTCCTGGATTTTTCCACGCTGGCCGCGCGCCGCTTCTACTGTGAAGAGGAATTGCGCCTGAATCGCCGGCTGGCGCCGCAACTCTACCTGGAGGTGCAAGCCATTACCGGCAGCGCCGACGCGCCGCTGCTGGGCGGGTCCGGCCCGGCGATCGAATATGCGCTCAGGATGCGGGCATTTCCCCAGGAGGCCTTGTGGAGCGAGCGCGTGGTCACGGGCGCCATCGCCGCCGGCGAGATCGACCAACTGGCGGCGATCCTGGCGCGATTTCATCATGAGGCACCGGTGGCGCCGTCCGACAGCCGCTGGGGTACGCCGGCGCTGTTGCGGGCGAGTGCCGACGAAATCCTGGACACCCTTGCGCAAGCGCTGCGCGACCCCGCCGACAAGCCGCGGGTGGACGCGTTGCTGGAATGGCATCAAGCGCGCCATGTGCAACTTTGTCCGACCTTTGAGCGGCGCCGGCGGGAAGGGTATGTGCGCGAGGGCCATGGCGATCTGCATTGCGGCAATATCCTCACCGTGGACGGCCATGCCACGGCATTCGATTGCATTGAATTCAGCGAGGGTTTGCGCTGGATTGATGTGTTGAACGATATCGCCTTCGCCACCATGGACCTGCAGGTATGCGGCCGTGCGGACCTGGCTGCACGCCTGCTCGATCGCTACCTCGAAGCCAGCGGCGACTACCTAGATCTGGCCCTCTGGCGCCATTACCAGACCCTGCGCGCGCTGGTGCGCTGCAAGGTATATCTTCTGCGCCTGCAGGAACTGGCGGCGGACGCGCCGCAACGCACCGATTGCGAACGTCGGATGCAAGCCTACCTGGGGTTCGCCTGCGCCAGTATCAGCCCCGCGTCCCCGGCGCTGATGATCATGCATGGCTTTTCCGGCAGCGGCAAGTCGACCGTTGCCGGCGCGGTGGTGGAACTCTGCGGCGCTGTGCGAATCCGTTCTGATGTGGAGCGCAAGCGCATGCAGGGCATTGCCGCCGGCAGTCCGGCAGCGGGCGATCTGTACGCGCCGGCGGTGAGCGACGCCACCTATGCGCGGCTGGGCTTGCTGGCGCGACGCATTGTCGAGGCCGGTTTGCCGGTGGTCGTCGATGCGGCTTTTCTCGACCGCGCCCAGCGGCAGCGCTTCGCTGCGTTGGCGCGCGAACTCGGCGTGCCGTTCCTGATCTTCGATGTGCGCGCCGATGCAGCGCTCATGCGCGAGCGTCTCGCCCGGCGCGCGCGCCAGGGCGGCGATCCCTCGGATGCCGGCGTCGAAGTGCTGGCGCTCCAGCTGGTCAGCCACCATCCTTTGTCCGCCGAGGAAATGCCGCATGTGGCGCCGGTCGACAGCGCCGGCGGCAATGTGGCGCAGGCAATCCGGTTCGCCTGGAATAGCCTGCAGGCGGTGGCGCACTGCAGCGCCAATGCCCCGTCCTGATCTCGATCAACGCGATTGCCGGCTGCGGCGGCATCCTTGTGCGATCCACAATGAAGCGGGGGCGTCATGCCGGCCAAGATATTGCTGTTCCACGAGGAAGCGCGCGCGAAGATGTTCGCCGGACTCAATACGCTCGCCAACGCGGTCAAGGTCACGCTCGGCCCCAAGGGGCGCACGGTGGTTCTCGACAAGCCTTACGGCCCGCCGACGGTAATCAATTCCGGCGTGATCGTCGCCCGTGAAATCGAACTGGCCGACCCGCTGGAAAACGTCGGCGCCAAGATGGTGCGCGAAGTCGCCGCCAAAACCTCGGAAGCTGCCGGCGACGGCACCACCACCGCCACCGTTCTGGCGCAGGCGATGGTGCGGCAGGGCCTGAAGTACGTCGCCGCCGGCTTCGATCCGATGGACCTGAAGCGCGGCATCGATGGCGCGGTGGACGCCATCGTCGCGCGCCTGCACGAGAATTCCCGCCAGATTGCCTCGAATCAGGAAATCGCCCAGGTCGGCACCATCTCTGCCAATGGCGACGCCGCCATCGGCGAGATGATCGCCCAGGCCATGGAGCGCGTCGGCCGCAGCGGCGTGATCAAGGCTGAGGACGGGCGCGGCATGCGCAACGAACTGGAAATCGTCGAGGGATTGCAGTTCGAACGCGGTTACCTTTCGCCTTATTTCATCAACGATGCCGAAGCCGGACGGGTAGTGCTGGAAAATGCCCTGGTGCTGGTGTGCCAGAAGCCGGTTTCGCTGGCCCGTGAACTGGTGCCGGTGCTGGAACTGGCCATGCAGGGCGGCCAGTCCCTGCTGATCCTCGCCGAGGATGTCGAAGGCGATGCCCTGGCGACCCTGGTGGTAAATGCCTTGCGCGGCATCCTCAAGGTATGCGCGGTGAAGGCGCCGGGCTTCGGCGACCAGCGCAAGGCGCGCCTGGAGGATATCGCCATCGTCACCGCGGCCCGGGTCATCTCGCCGGAAACCGGCGCTGAACTGGAGAAGGCCACGCTGGCGGACCTCGGGCGCGCCGTCCGCATCGAAATCGACCGTGACAATACGACCATCATTGGCGGCGCCGGTGATGCCGGGGCGATCGGCAGGCGCATCGCGCAAATCCGCCAGGAAGCGCAACGCAGCGACAGCGATTACCTGCGCGAGCAGCTGGAGGAACGTGCGGCCAAGCTGAGCGGCGGGGTCGGGCTGATCAAGGTGGGCGCCTCGACCGAGACCGAGATGAAGGAACGGAAGTCACGCGTGCAGGATGCGCTGCATGCGACCCGGGCGGCGGTGGAAGAGGGCATAGGCGCCGGCGGCGGGGTGGCGCTGCTGCGCGCGCGCGCCGCGCTGGCGCAATTGCAGATGCCGAACCTGGCGCAGGAATCGGGCGTGCGCATCGTCCATCGCGCGCTGGAAGAACCGTTGCGCCAGATCGTCGCCAATGCCGGCGGCGAAGCCGACGTCGTGATCGAGGCGGTCGCCGCTGGCAGCGGCGACTATGGCTACAACGCCGCAACCGCCGAATACGGCAGCATGTTCGCCATGGGGGTGATCGACCCGACCAAGGTTACCCGGCTCGGCTTGCAAAACGCGGCGTCGATCGCCAGCCTGTTTTTGACGACAGACTGCATCGTGGTTGAGGCGCAGGCGCCGGCCGGGCCGCCACTGGCGGCCGACGGCCTCGGCATGTGAGGCCTAGTGCCCTTCCAGGAAGGTTTTCAGGCGATCGGCGCGCGAGGCCTGGCGCAGCTTGTTCATCGCCTTGAGTTCGATCTGGCGGATGCGCTCGCGCGTGACTTCGAAATGCTTGCCGACTTCCTCGAGCGTCAGGTCGCTGTTCATCTCGATACCGTAGCGCATGCGCAGCACCTTGGCTTCGCGCGGCGGCAGGCTGTCGAGCACGTCCTTGATGACGTCGCGCATGGATGCCTGCAGCGCCGCATCGGCCGGCGCCAGGGTGCTGTCGTCCTGGATGAAGTCGCCAATACTGGAATCGCCATCCTCGCCCATCGGCATGTCCATCGAAATCGGCTCCTTGGCCACTTTCATGATTTCGCGGATTTTCGCTTCCGGCATGTCCATCTTTTTGGCAAGGGTGGCGATGTCGGCTTCGGAGCCGGTTTCCATCAGCACCTGGCGGTTGATGCGGTTCATCTTGTTGATGGACTCGATCATGTGCACCGGCACGCGGATGGTGCGCGCCTGGTCGGCAATGGCGCGCGAGATCGCCTGGCGGATCCACCAGGTGGCATAGGTCGAGAACTTGTAGCCGCGGCGGTATTCGAATTTGTCCACGGCCTTGAGCAGGCCAATGTTGCCTTCCTGGATCAGGTCGAGGAATTGCAGGCCGCGGTTGACGTATTTCTTGGCGATTGAAATCACCAGGCGCAGGTTGGCCTCGGTCATCTCGCTCTTGGCCTGGCGTGCGCGGCGCTCGCCCGCCGTCATTTTCTGGTTAATGGCGCGCAACTCGGACAGCGGAATGGCTGCCGAACGCTCCAGTTCGACCAGGCGCGACTGGTATTCGCGGATCGCGTGGACTTGCCGCGCAAGGCCGGCGCTATGCGGGTAGGCGCAATCGACTTCGCGCTGGACCCAGTCGAGGTCGGTTTCATTGCCGGGAAAGATCTTGATGAAGCGCTCGCGCGGCATGCCGCACTTGTTGACGGCCACATCCAGCACCTGCCGTTCCAGTTTGCGGACGGCGTCGACTTGCTTGCGCAACAGGTCGCACAGGTTGCCCACGGTTTTCGCAGTGAAGCGCATGCTCAGGAATTCCCTGGCAATCGCTGCCTGCGCGGTGCGCCAGGCTTCGCTCGCCTGGCCGCCAGCGGCATGGGCTGCACGCATCGCCTCGAAATGGACGGCACCCGCAGCAAACTTCTTCAGCGCTTCGGCGCGCATCTGCTTGAGCTGATCGGCCGACATGCCATTGGCGCCGCCGGCGGTGTCGACGGCCTCTTCTTCCTCGTCCAGATCGTCTTCATCGTCTGCCAGTTCCGCGCCTTGCAGTTCGTCGTCCGCAGGTGCGGCGGCGTCGGCGCTGACATCGGCGAAGCCGTCGATGATGTCATCGATCTTGATCTGGTCCTGCTCCAGCCTGGTCGCCTGCGCCAGTACTTCGGCGATGGTGGCGGGGTTGGCGGAAATGGCTTGCATCATTTCGGTCAGGCCATCCTCGATGCGGCGGGCGATGGCGATTTCCTGCTGGCGATTGAGCAGCTGCACCGAAGCCATTTCGCGCATGTACATGCGCACCGGGTCGGTGGAGCGGCCGAAGTCGGCGTCTACCGCCGACAGCGCGGT
This window harbors:
- the groL gene encoding chaperonin GroEL (60 kDa chaperone family; promotes refolding of misfolded polypeptides especially under stressful conditions; forms two stacked rings of heptamers to form a barrel-shaped 14mer; ends can be capped by GroES; misfolded proteins enter the barrel where they are refolded when GroES binds), producing MPAKILLFHEEARAKMFAGLNTLANAVKVTLGPKGRTVVLDKPYGPPTVINSGVIVAREIELADPLENVGAKMVREVAAKTSEAAGDGTTTATVLAQAMVRQGLKYVAAGFDPMDLKRGIDGAVDAIVARLHENSRQIASNQEIAQVGTISANGDAAIGEMIAQAMERVGRSGVIKAEDGRGMRNELEIVEGLQFERGYLSPYFINDAEAGRVVLENALVLVCQKPVSLARELVPVLELAMQGGQSLLILAEDVEGDALATLVVNALRGILKVCAVKAPGFGDQRKARLEDIAIVTAARVISPETGAELEKATLADLGRAVRIEIDRDNTTIIGGAGDAGAIGRRIAQIRQEAQRSDSDYLREQLEERAAKLSGGVGLIKVGASTETEMKERKSRVQDALHATRAAVEEGIGAGGGVALLRARAALAQLQMPNLAQESGVRIVHRALEEPLRQIVANAGGEADVVIEAVAAGSGDYGYNAATAEYGSMFAMGVIDPTKVTRLGLQNAASIASLFLTTDCIVVEAQAPAGPPLAADGLGM
- the rpoD gene encoding RNA polymerase sigma factor RpoD encodes the protein MTKPAKTLSLTKKIAENNSPAAVPPQGLSMVVVQPLADGEGAKPVTVVTRRSRLVVPGAAAQETAPAAESTAEAASLAPPKSKVIVVKKPLSRLAAAPATAVPVTAAPVADAAIAGSTAMPVAQPETATAVARPVSKTIVKAPGKTVIKPAAKPQAGSSIPISSRQAHAAALAAIDTSAYAMPGVKQAARRGRKPSEYHPETEEIAAVNAAEKAEMLGVPSSKSLAGQNLSEAEMEARRKQVTLLVNLGRERGYLTHAEINDHLPDNLTDADTIANLIGTFTSMGITVSERAPDSESLLLNDGVMPVASDDDTEAVVSTALSAVDADFGRSTDPVRMYMREMASVQLLNRQQEIAIARRIEDGLTEMMQAISANPATIAEVLAQATRLEQDQIKIDDIIDGFADVSADAAAPADDELQGAELADDEDDLDEEEEAVDTAGGANGMSADQLKQMRAEALKKFAAGAVHFEAMRAAHAAGGQASEAWRTAQAAIAREFLSMRFTAKTVGNLCDLLRKQVDAVRKLERQVLDVAVNKCGMPRERFIKIFPGNETDLDWVQREVDCAYPHSAGLARQVHAIREYQSRLVELERSAAIPLSELRAINQKMTAGERRARQAKSEMTEANLRLVISIAKKYVNRGLQFLDLIQEGNIGLLKAVDKFEYRRGYKFSTYATWWIRQAISRAIADQARTIRVPVHMIESINKMNRINRQVLMETGSEADIATLAKKMDMPEAKIREIMKVAKEPISMDMPMGEDGDSSIGDFIQDDSTLAPADAALQASMRDVIKDVLDSLPPREAKVLRMRYGIEMNSDLTLEEVGKHFEVTRERIRQIELKAMNKLRQASRADRLKTFLEGH
- a CDS encoding adenosylcobalamin-dependent ribonucleoside-diphosphate reductase, whose translation is MPETIFTEPIAEHAWKTRYRLADSGIVPEPAIQDSWRRVALTLSAPELHQRDVWSERFRSALERFRFLPGGRILAGCGARHRGTLFNCFVTGTMHDSIAAIFSVLGEAMVTMQAGGGIGCDFSLLRPAGMAARESGNIASGPVSFMHVWDQACATLVSTASRRGAMMATLRCDHPDIERFIDAKRAPGVLQHFNLSVLVSDAFMRAVAQDDEWPLVFPLNGRPVPPGAMVCERIWSGSIVPVACAALTTVSARALWQRMREAAFACGDPGVIFIDRVDRANNLWYEETISATNPCGEVPLPPHGACNLGSLNLTQFVSEPFGAHPRLDLAGIAGTAAVTVRMLDNVYDVSHFPLKAQEKAARSTRRIGLGITGLADALAMMGVRYGTDAAVEIAESVMRTICHAAYRSSIDLVQERGTFPAYRAAKYLQGGYIQSLPPDIVDAIRMKGIHNSHLTAIAPAGTISLLANNVSSGIEPIYACQGQRGVRAADGGILQMPVRDYAWALFRKMRGDDAPRPDSFVEAHEISPSAQLRMQAALQAYCDQSVSKTINLPADTSLDSHGDIFMQAYDLGLKGCTVFRAGTAHGAILSHDVAPR
- a CDS encoding AAA family ATPase: MPMEPQDAPDLQEKLVRALAGTLQAASAPVSLFETHISWILVAGQSACKIKKAVRFDFLDFSTLAARRFYCEEELRLNRRLAPQLYLEVQAITGSADAPLLGGSGPAIEYALRMRAFPQEALWSERVVTGAIAAGEIDQLAAILARFHHEAPVAPSDSRWGTPALLRASADEILDTLAQALRDPADKPRVDALLEWHQARHVQLCPTFERRRREGYVREGHGDLHCGNILTVDGHATAFDCIEFSEGLRWIDVLNDIAFATMDLQVCGRADLAARLLDRYLEASGDYLDLALWRHYQTLRALVRCKVYLLRLQELAADAPQRTDCERRMQAYLGFACASISPASPALMIMHGFSGSGKSTVAGAVVELCGAVRIRSDVERKRMQGIAAGSPAAGDLYAPAVSDATYARLGLLARRIVEAGLPVVVDAAFLDRAQRQRFAALARELGVPFLIFDVRADAALMRERLARRARQGGDPSDAGVEVLALQLVSHHPLSAEEMPHVAPVDSAGGNVAQAIRFAWNSLQAVAHCSANAPS